The following are encoded in a window of Miltoncostaea marina genomic DNA:
- a CDS encoding murein hydrolase activator EnvC family protein, with the protein MAQNAQRWLGPLRRPRHRATAAAVAATAAAALLATPPLGAQSLDEQLQRTEGQLRAAREREQVLTADVERYGATIRSLQARLVPLRERSASLDAEMSALRERLAVLDERLAVERARLAEARAELAERQAVLARRLREIYVRGTPDPILVLIESGSLASAIQTVDLLEGIATRDAALAESISRFADETRRRRDQITTTRQEVARSEARVAVAAAEARAARTEIEQRRALLERTLTGRRALLGRAAGSRRELEEEARGLQARSARLAATIRAAQAPSSGTSAPASAPASAPAAAPSTAAPSSSGFIWPARGTLTSTFGPRWGRMHEGIDIAAGSGAPIVASASGTVIVAGWSGGYGNLVVIDHGSGMSTAYAHNSSIAVSVGQRVSQGAVIAGMGTTGNSTGVHSHFEIRVNGAAVDPMGYL; encoded by the coding sequence GTGGCTCAGAACGCTCAACGGTGGTTGGGGCCGCTGAGGAGGCCTCGGCACCGCGCAACCGCCGCGGCGGTTGCAGCCACCGCGGCAGCGGCCCTCCTCGCGACGCCCCCTCTCGGCGCCCAGTCGCTGGACGAGCAGCTCCAGCGTACGGAGGGCCAGCTGCGGGCCGCGCGTGAACGGGAGCAGGTCCTCACGGCGGACGTCGAACGGTACGGCGCGACGATCCGGAGCCTCCAGGCCCGGCTCGTCCCGCTGCGCGAGCGGTCCGCCAGCCTGGATGCTGAAATGTCCGCGCTGCGAGAGCGGCTCGCGGTGCTCGATGAACGGCTCGCGGTGGAGCGCGCGCGGCTGGCGGAGGCGCGCGCGGAACTGGCAGAGCGCCAGGCTGTGCTGGCACGCCGGCTGCGGGAGATATACGTCCGAGGAACGCCCGATCCCATCCTGGTCCTCATCGAGTCGGGAAGCCTCGCGTCGGCGATCCAGACCGTGGACCTGCTCGAGGGGATCGCTACACGAGATGCCGCGCTCGCCGAGTCGATCTCGCGCTTCGCCGACGAGACGCGCCGCAGGCGGGACCAGATCACCACCACCCGGCAGGAGGTCGCACGTTCGGAGGCCCGCGTTGCGGTCGCTGCCGCCGAGGCGCGCGCGGCCCGCACGGAGATCGAGCAGCGCCGGGCGCTACTGGAGCGGACCCTCACCGGGCGTCGGGCGCTGCTCGGGCGCGCGGCCGGCAGCCGGCGGGAGCTCGAGGAAGAGGCGCGCGGCCTCCAGGCGCGGTCGGCGCGGCTGGCCGCGACCATCCGCGCCGCGCAGGCGCCATCGAGCGGAACCTCCGCCCCGGCCTCCGCCCCGGCCTCCGCCCCGGCCGCCGCACCCTCCACGGCGGCGCCGTCATCGAGCGGGTTCATCTGGCCCGCGCGCGGGACGCTGACGTCCACGTTCGGCCCCCGGTGGGGCCGTATGCACGAGGGCATCGACATCGCCGCCGGATCGGGAGCCCCGATCGTCGCCTCGGCGTCCGGGACGGTGATCGTGGCCGGCTGGAGCGGGGGCTACGGCAACCTCGTCGTCATCGACCACGGGAGCGGTATGAGCACTGCCTACGCGCACAATTCGAGCATCGCCGTCTCGGTGGGCCAGCGCGTCAGCCAGGGCGCGGTGATCGCGGGCATGGGCACGACGGGAAACTCGACGGGCGTCCACTCGCACTTCGAGATCCGTGTGAACGGCGCGGCCGTCGACCCGATGGGGTACCTCTAG
- a CDS encoding M23 family metallopeptidase, producing the protein MPKSARVVRRWLTAVAVVAAVPSVANAADRAIEIPPAPKSSRQAAVPMHRTAPPSAQSALRLGSRGPGVRDLQRELRRRGIRVAVDGAFGPLTRRAVQTLQRRLGLRASGVADARLLRRVGLRVRGVASAPRAVIRAGRTTGRLKVFPVQGEYSYSDTWGAPRSQGSHEGTDIMADRHTPLVAADDAVVSKLSRVETGLGGIYLWLRRSDGLQYYYAHMQTIAAGLEVGTSVSAGQVVGTVGNSGDARYGAPHLHFEIRDGWTPMNPYRDLVAVDPDRA; encoded by the coding sequence ATGCCGAAGTCCGCCCGCGTCGTCCGCCGCTGGCTGACCGCCGTCGCGGTCGTTGCGGCTGTCCCATCGGTGGCGAACGCCGCCGACCGCGCGATCGAGATCCCGCCGGCGCCGAAGTCGTCGCGGCAGGCCGCCGTCCCGATGCACCGGACGGCCCCACCGTCCGCGCAGTCGGCCCTGCGGCTCGGGTCGCGGGGTCCGGGGGTGCGCGACCTCCAGCGCGAGCTTCGTCGCCGGGGGATCCGGGTCGCGGTCGACGGCGCCTTCGGCCCGCTGACCCGGCGCGCCGTCCAGACGCTCCAGCGGCGCCTCGGCCTGCGGGCGAGCGGCGTGGCGGACGCCCGCCTGCTGCGCCGCGTGGGCTTACGCGTACGCGGGGTCGCCTCTGCGCCGCGCGCCGTCATCCGCGCCGGGCGCACGACCGGCCGGCTCAAGGTCTTCCCGGTCCAGGGCGAGTACTCGTACTCCGATACCTGGGGTGCGCCGCGCTCGCAGGGCTCGCACGAGGGCACCGACATCATGGCCGACCGCCACACGCCGCTGGTCGCCGCGGACGACGCCGTCGTCTCGAAGTTGTCGCGCGTCGAGACCGGGCTCGGCGGGATCTACCTCTGGCTCCGACGCTCCGACGGCCTGCAGTACTACTACGCCCATATGCAGACGATCGCGGCGGGCCTCGAGGTCGGGACCTCGGTCAGCGCCGGCCAGGTCGTCGGGACCGTGGGCAACAGCGGCGACGCCCGATACGGCGCGCCCCATCTGCACTTCGAGATCCGCGACGGCTGGACACCGATGAACCCCTACCGCGACCTCGTCGCTGTCGACCCCGACCGCGCCTAG
- a CDS encoding DUF305 domain-containing protein — MSRSIKPGAAMAAVLVAVLAAGIAVAGPSGAHGDDKAEWRAKGDGAAVTATDARWAAMMIPHHLDGIAFARMAQEKALTPGVREVAAQSEADQRAELPYLRKVAAARGLEPMPPEEPLMRFNEQQMATLKSLTGTAFDRYWLDVFSAHHMSAIMMTDVAMAATKNGLVRRLEHRIHSGQLRQVDAMNDLRVRVPVPAQ; from the coding sequence GTGAGCAGATCGATCAAGCCCGGAGCGGCCATGGCGGCGGTGCTGGTCGCCGTTCTGGCGGCGGGGATCGCCGTCGCCGGGCCGTCAGGAGCGCACGGCGACGACAAGGCGGAGTGGCGGGCAAAGGGCGACGGGGCGGCCGTGACCGCCACTGACGCCCGGTGGGCCGCGATGATGATCCCCCACCACCTCGACGGCATCGCCTTCGCGCGGATGGCCCAGGAGAAGGCGCTCACGCCGGGCGTTCGGGAGGTCGCCGCCCAATCCGAGGCGGATCAGCGGGCCGAGCTGCCCTACTTGCGGAAGGTCGCTGCGGCCCGGGGGCTCGAACCCATGCCGCCGGAGGAGCCGCTCATGCGCTTCAACGAGCAGCAGATGGCGACGCTCAAGTCGCTCACGGGCACGGCGTTCGACCGGTACTGGCTTGACGTCTTCAGCGCGCACCACATGTCCGCGATCATGATGACCGATGTCGCCATGGCGGCGACGAAGAACGGGCTCGTGCGCCGGCTCGAGCACCGTATCCACTCCGGTCAGCTCCGTCAGGTGGACGCCATGAACGACCTGCGGGTGCGAGTGCCGGTTCCGGCGCAGTAA
- a CDS encoding heme lyase CcmF/NrfE family subunit, whose protein sequence is MAILGRAALLLALAVAVYAVVMSLLSRRRGHRAWEQSAERGVYAVFGFTTVAILTMWVALATDSFELRNVAEYSSSTLDAQYKVTALWGSQAGSLLLWAWILSGFSALVVATNRSRNRELMPVVTAVLMTIAVFFLGLLSFVSSPFETLAVVPDEGRGLNPLLQNPYMQAHPPLLYLGFVGLSVPFAFAMAALVTRKLDTAWITSVRRWTIFSWIFLGVGIVLGAKWAYETLGWGGYWAWDPVENAAFMPWLVATAFLHSVMVQERRGMLKVWNMVLVILAFTLCLFGTFLTRSGIISSVHAFGESTLGPFFLAFIALVLVGSVGLLITRLPLLRSQHTLESYVSREAVFLFNNLLLVGLAFAVFWGTVFPVLSEAVRGEKITVGQGYYDQIATPIGVALLVLTGVGPLVAWRKASVAQLRRRFVTPLAVAAVAAVPLLLFTDLPQEPVAAGTVVAGVFVAACIAGEFWRGTRVRHALGGVSWPGAFVNMVARNRRRYGGYAVHLGIVVLFIGFAGSKGFVTETDVALREGDRADVAGYTFVNEGSTRAADEHSSVVSVQMGVFKGGDRVATMRPGVETFAVDETRNSKVAIDTSPTRDLYLFLSQLTDDGLARVTVFVNPLVVWIWVAGVIIFLGGLLAAWPGPPSARRERASSPAAERGAPA, encoded by the coding sequence ATGGCGATCCTCGGCCGCGCGGCCCTCCTGCTGGCGCTGGCCGTGGCGGTCTACGCCGTCGTGATGTCCCTGCTCTCCCGGCGCCGTGGCCACCGCGCCTGGGAGCAGAGCGCCGAGCGCGGCGTCTACGCGGTGTTCGGCTTCACCACGGTCGCGATCCTCACGATGTGGGTCGCGCTGGCGACCGACTCCTTCGAGCTGCGCAACGTGGCCGAGTACAGCTCGAGCACCCTCGACGCGCAGTACAAGGTGACCGCGCTCTGGGGCAGCCAGGCCGGCTCGCTGCTGCTGTGGGCGTGGATCCTGAGCGGCTTCTCCGCCCTGGTCGTCGCCACGAACCGCTCCCGCAACCGCGAGCTCATGCCGGTCGTCACGGCGGTGCTGATGACGATCGCGGTCTTCTTCCTGGGGCTGCTGTCGTTCGTGTCGAGCCCGTTCGAGACGCTGGCGGTCGTGCCCGACGAGGGCCGCGGGCTCAACCCGCTGCTGCAGAACCCGTACATGCAGGCCCACCCGCCGCTGCTCTACCTCGGCTTCGTGGGCCTCTCCGTGCCGTTCGCCTTCGCGATGGCCGCGCTCGTCACCCGCAAGCTCGACACCGCGTGGATCACCAGCGTCCGCCGCTGGACGATCTTCTCCTGGATCTTCCTCGGCGTCGGCATCGTGCTCGGCGCCAAGTGGGCCTACGAGACGCTCGGCTGGGGCGGCTACTGGGCCTGGGACCCGGTGGAGAACGCGGCCTTCATGCCGTGGCTCGTCGCCACCGCCTTCCTGCACTCCGTGATGGTCCAGGAGCGCCGCGGGATGCTGAAGGTCTGGAACATGGTGCTCGTCATCCTCGCGTTCACCCTCTGCCTGTTCGGCACGTTCCTCACCCGCTCGGGGATCATCTCCTCGGTCCACGCGTTCGGCGAGTCGACGCTCGGGCCGTTCTTCCTGGCCTTCATCGCGCTGGTGCTCGTCGGCTCGGTCGGCCTGCTGATCACCCGGCTGCCGCTGCTGCGCTCCCAGCACACGCTGGAGAGCTACGTCTCCCGCGAGGCGGTCTTCCTCTTCAACAACCTGCTGCTGGTGGGCCTCGCGTTCGCCGTCTTCTGGGGCACGGTCTTCCCGGTGCTCTCCGAGGCCGTCCGCGGCGAGAAGATCACGGTGGGGCAGGGCTACTACGACCAGATCGCGACGCCGATCGGCGTCGCCCTGCTCGTGCTGACCGGCGTCGGGCCGCTCGTCGCCTGGCGCAAGGCCTCCGTCGCCCAGCTGCGCCGGCGCTTCGTGACCCCGCTCGCGGTCGCCGCGGTCGCCGCGGTCCCGCTGCTGCTCTTCACCGACCTGCCGCAGGAGCCCGTCGCCGCGGGCACGGTCGTGGCGGGCGTGTTCGTGGCCGCCTGCATCGCCGGCGAGTTCTGGCGCGGCACGCGCGTGCGGCACGCCCTCGGCGGCGTCTCGTGGCCCGGGGCCTTCGTCAACATGGTCGCCCGCAACCGGCGCCGCTACGGCGGCTACGCCGTCCACCTCGGCATCGTCGTCCTCTTCATCGGCTTCGCCGGCTCGAAGGGGTTCGTCACCGAGACGGACGTCGCGCTGCGCGAGGGCGACCGCGCGGACGTGGCCGGCTACACGTTCGTCAACGAGGGCTCGACCCGGGCGGCCGACGAGCACTCGTCGGTGGTGAGCGTCCAGATGGGCGTCTTCAAGGGCGGCGACCGGGTGGCCACCATGCGGCCCGGCGTGGAGACGTTCGCGGTCGACGAGACCCGCAACTCGAAGGTCGCGATCGACACGAGCCCGACGAGGGACCTCTACCTGTTCCTCAGCCAGCTCACGGACGACGGCCTCGCGCGCGTGACCGTCTTCGTCAACCCGCTCGTCGTGTGGATCTGGGTGGCCGGCGTAATCATCTTCCTCGGCGGCCTGCTCGCCGCCTGGCCCGGGCCGCCCTCCGCGCGCCGCGAGCGCGCGAGCAGCCCGGCCGCCGAGCGGGGCGCACCCGCATGA
- a CDS encoding prolipoprotein diacylglyceryl transferase, protein MTIGLAPTFDIGPLTLAWHGLMTAIGLLVGIGVADRLARARGTDPDAVMGMAITAAITGLVGARLYYLAQEDPARLITPWRDPSTGFAFYGTVIAALPAVGIYLRVTGRPVLPNLDVLALAFPIGMAIGRVGDLLNGEHFGPRTDLPWGVTYTDERAHVPDTGVAYHSGALYEIAFVAVLSVAMLLVHRRLRRPGDALWLVLGAYSIGRLIVFFWVRDVDVVALGLRQAQWTSLVLIVIAVAGWASTRLIAGGGSRRDAQPAGSA, encoded by the coding sequence ATGACCATCGGCCTGGCGCCGACCTTCGACATCGGACCGCTCACGCTCGCCTGGCACGGGCTCATGACGGCCATCGGGCTCCTGGTCGGCATCGGCGTCGCGGACCGGCTGGCGCGCGCCCGAGGGACCGACCCCGACGCCGTCATGGGTATGGCGATCACCGCGGCCATCACGGGGCTCGTCGGTGCCCGGCTCTACTACCTCGCACAGGAAGACCCCGCACGGCTGATCACGCCCTGGCGTGATCCATCGACGGGCTTTGCGTTCTACGGGACGGTCATCGCCGCGCTGCCCGCTGTGGGGATCTACCTTCGGGTCACCGGGCGACCGGTGCTCCCCAACCTCGACGTGCTCGCGCTGGCCTTCCCGATCGGCATGGCCATCGGCCGCGTGGGGGACCTACTGAACGGCGAGCATTTCGGACCTCGCACCGATCTCCCCTGGGGTGTCACCTACACCGACGAGCGGGCGCACGTACCGGACACCGGCGTCGCCTACCACTCCGGGGCACTCTACGAGATCGCGTTCGTTGCGGTCCTCTCCGTTGCCATGCTGCTCGTCCACCGGCGACTACGTCGCCCGGGCGACGCGCTGTGGCTCGTCCTCGGGGCGTACAGCATCGGCCGCTTGATCGTCTTCTTCTGGGTCCGCGACGTGGACGTCGTGGCGCTCGGTCTCAGGCAAGCGCAGTGGACGAGCCTCGTGCTCATAGTCATCGCGGTCGCCGGCTGGGCGAGCACGCGCCTCATCGCGGGTGGCGGAAGCCGCCGGGACGCGCAGCCCGCCGGCTCAGCGTGA